A genomic segment from Vibrio panuliri encodes:
- a CDS encoding DUF3332 domain-containing protein: protein MNIKTVKIAVVAALGASTLTGCMGQMATTGLVSKFNLEIVDNRYGREGMFLLLSPVYGLAGAVDLFIFNSIEFWTGTNPISGKSPAVVDTPTKNYIKVNDQLDPSLTTVPLTNNADIDKAIMTQVDENTMQMEITYTNGEQKVLRGEKGADAVSFYLDDELVTIVSNQELSQYIDSVTI, encoded by the coding sequence ATGAACATTAAAACAGTAAAAATCGCGGTAGTTGCCGCTTTAGGTGCATCGACGTTAACGGGATGTATGGGACAAATGGCAACCACTGGGCTGGTTTCTAAGTTTAACCTCGAGATCGTTGATAACCGCTACGGTCGTGAGGGTATGTTCTTACTGCTTTCTCCGGTTTATGGTCTAGCTGGTGCAGTCGATCTGTTTATCTTTAACTCGATTGAGTTTTGGACAGGTACCAACCCGATATCGGGCAAATCTCCAGCAGTAGTGGATACACCAACTAAAAACTACATCAAAGTGAATGATCAGTTAGATCCATCGCTAACGACAGTTCCTCTGACTAATAACGCGGATATTGACAAAGCGATTATGACTCAAGTGGATGAGAACACAATGCAAATGGAAATTACCTACACCAATGGTGAACAGAAAGTGTTGCGCGGTGAAAAAGGTGCAGATGCCGTTTCCTTCTACTTAGACGACGAGTTGGTGACGATTGTTTCTAATCAAGAGCTGAGCCAATACATCGATTCAGTTACCATCTAA